The genomic DNA GCATCTCAAGAATTACATCAGCATAGTCACCCTCACCTGTTTCAATTATCCTTTGAACCTCTTCATAAGTAAACCTGCGCTTGCTTCTTATGATGCTTTTATGGAAAGAATAACTCTCAACAACTCCATTTGAATTAACAACCATAAAAACAGAGTAAGCAAGACGATCAACATTTGGATTTAAACTGCAAACATTGTTTGACAACTTCTCAGGTAACATTGGGATAACCCTATCAACAAGATAAACGCTCGTTCCCCGCCTAAGCGCTTCAAGATCAATTTTGCTTCCCTCTTTAACATAATAACTCACATCAGCAATGTGAACCCCAAGTTTATATTTCCCATCTGGTAAAATTTCAAGTGAAACCGCATCATCAAAATCTTTCGCATCTTCAGGGTCAATGGTAAAACAAACTAAATCCCTCAAATCAAGTCGTTTCTTATACTCAGACTCTGGAATTTCATCTGGGATTTTTTCTGCTTCTTCAAGGACATCATCGGGGAAACGAGTTGGGAAATCATGATTTCTCGCAATTGCGAGAATTTCAGCGTCGCTTTCGCCAGCACGCCCCAAAACTTCAACAATTCTCCCCTCTGGACCAAATCCTTCATCAATCCAATCAACAAGTTCAATCGCAACTTTATCCCCAACCTTCGCATTAAATTTCTTAACATTTTTCTCATTTATGTAAAAATCGCGAATCAAATGTTTGTCATCCGGGATTACGAAATAAATTCCTTTTCTCCTGGACAAAACTCCCGTTATAACTTTTCTCCCACGCTCAATCACATCAACAACTTCACCTATCGGAAGTTCTCCCTTACTTCTTTCAACTATTGAAACCGCTACCTTATCACCATCAATCGCGGTATGGATAAATCTTGGTGGAATGAAAATTTCTTTTATCCCATCTTGTTCATCTTCAACTTCCACAAAACCATAACCATTTGGGTTCACCGTAAGCCGTCCAACTAAAACTTTCGGATTCGGCTTGAATTTAAACTTGCTCCTTGGAAGTTTCAAAATCTCGCCACGCTCAACCATTTCCATCAAAACTTGTTTAACAATGCCCATCTCATATTCATCAATTAATCCAAGCCTCTTAGCAATTTCCTTTGCCCGAAACGACTTTCTGGCTCTCTTTCTTAAGAACTTTAAAATTCTTTCCTTAAGCTCTGAAATCTCAATCTCTTTCCTCATAGCCTTATTCTGTAATAAAGCCCAAGTTTATTTAAAATTTCCTTTTCCTGATAGAACTGAACTGGTTTTCTCTGATATTCAATTGTCAGGCTTCCCCCGAAAAGTTTTTTAAACAACGGATATTGCACAACGACGACAGATTTTGAAATATCCGTAAAAATATCCCCACCGATTTGAACAATCGCCCCACCAATATTACCCGTTATCCTCAGACCCCTGAAACCTGAATAATACCCAACTTCAGTGCTCGTTATAAACCCACCCAAAATATCTCTTAAAACACCTGTGATAACTCCTGAAACAATACTGCTCAAAAGCCCTGCTCCAGTAGATGACCACAGATTCTCCGTAAACATGCTAACCTCGCCCCTTGTAAGTTCATCTTTAAATCTTCCCGTCACGAGAAATGAAATAGCATCGGATTCAACCTCACCATGCGGATAAACCTTTTGATAATCCTCGCCATCAACAAACATTTGAATTCGCACTGATGGTTTTGACAATGTTCCACTTATCAAAAGCTGAATTAACACTGTCTCAACTTTACCAGCACCAAGCGTATCCGTCAAGACTGTATGTGTCCCAGTATAATTTGCCGTAATATCAAGTTCTGGATTATTAAGATCGCCTGTAAATTTTAACTTACCACTTGCGTTAAACCGCTTGAAAAAGTTATAATACGACCTGTCAAGTATTATCACCTCACCATGGGCAAGCGTTGAACCAGAAAAACGCCTTAAATTTAAATCACCCGTAAATTCCGCATAAAATTCCTCACCAGTTTGACTGTTTAGAACAACATTAAGTTTTGATTCCTTTGAAGTTGAAATTTTTAAGTCATAATTTAGCTCCGATAAAAAACCACGCCTTTTTTTATTTTCATCTTGAACCTCGGTAGTTTTAATAGGAACATCAAGATAAACAAGCTCTTCTGTCGTAGATTTTGATTTCTCAAGTGTATCCGCCGAACTTACATAAACATACTCAAAGCCTGTCCCTCGCCCTATACTAACAGCTTGCTTTGGAAGATAATTTACATTGACATCAGAAAGTAAAATTTCACCATTCAGATAAAATCCTGTCGTGTCAATTTTTAAACTTAAACCATTTGCCCCAGTCTCCGCAATAACCCGCCCATAAATTCCAGTAGCCCCAAAACCTTCCTTATCAACCACCAATAATTTGCCATTAATTTTAAAATCACCACTTGAAACTGAAAAACCGTCAAGATAAACTTTCCCCTTTATTTGAACCTCTCCATCCCCGTAATCATCTGGATTGTTCCACAAATTCAAATCATCCACATAAACCATATTTGAATCAACCCTCCCACTCCCATAGACAAGATAATACTTTCTATTCTGGTTAAATTTGAATATACAATTCTGCAACGAAAATTTGCCCTTAAAATTTGGTTTATCTAAAGTCCCGCTAAAGTCAACATCAGCAGTTATATCACCCTTCAACTCAGAAACACCCCCAATAATTGGCTCAAAAATTGCAACTGGAAACCTGAAAAGTCTAACCTTACCCGTAACATATGGTTCACGATATCTTATTTTCACATCTGGCTTAAACCACATCGGAATTGAAACAGAGATATCCATCGCATTATAGCTCATCTCACCCGCATTGATCACAAGAACGGAATTCAACTTTATCATATCGTCCTCAACTTTCCCGAAACATTCAATCTCCCCAGCCTGCAAATCTTTATATCTAAAATCTTTAATGAAAATTTCAATTTCCGAATTCGGATTATCACGCGTCCCATAAACG from Candidatus Kryptobacter tengchongensis includes the following:
- a CDS encoding ribonuclease R; translated protein: MRKEIEISELKERILKFLRKRARKSFRAKEIAKRLGLIDEYEMGIVKQVLMEMVERGEILKLPRSKFKFKPNPKVLVGRLTVNPNGYGFVEVEDEQDGIKEIFIPPRFIHTAIDGDKVAVSIVERSKGELPIGEVVDVIERGRKVITGVLSRRKGIYFVIPDDKHLIRDFYINEKNVKKFNAKVGDKVAIELVDWIDEGFGPEGRIVEVLGRAGESDAEILAIARNHDFPTRFPDDVLEEAEKIPDEIPESEYKKRLDLRDLVCFTIDPEDAKDFDDAVSLEILPDGKYKLGVHIADVSYYVKEGSKIDLEALRRGTSVYLVDRVIPMLPEKLSNNVCSLNPNVDRLAYSVFMVVNSNGVVESYSFHKSIIRSKRRFTYEEVQRIIETGEGDYADVILEMHKLSKILLKKRLREGSIDFETPEVKFKLDEDGRPIEIIKKVRLDSHRLIEEFMLLANQTVAKHVGKMKGKNREYPFVYRVHDLPDPAKLKNLAEFVRKLGFKFDVNSKPLSKSIQKLLAQVKDTEYEYLVNDIAIRSMAKAIYSEKNIGHFGLGFKYYTHFTSPIRRYPDLVVHRLLYEYMEKKVDDKRLNEIAGKLPQICKHSSEMEIKAMEAERESVKLKQIEYMKEHIGKIFDGIISGVVEFGLFVEINDILVEGLVKVKDLTDDYYIYDETQYALIGKYTKKMYRLGDKVKVRVVRVDETMREIDFVLLGKISR